The Plasmodium berghei ANKA genome assembly, chromosome: 12 genome contains a region encoding:
- a CDS encoding ribonucleases P/MRP protein subunit POP1, putative, whose product MEPTINVKKNGNIYHNKRGNDEKKENVKNNANNKMSNNNEKIYKPLQDITKNSEIKSFNQNVILWSSSFFSLKEDDLKIFGNEIKKRNIFKRCFQRIHKNKRRRCMSFNPYRVPLSCKKVTLDEMLISEPKIMKKKKKKKKIYNNPNMPHDYFFKKYILRAKKKKWLETHLYHSKKFKMTDIYGYKLALKNCDKISRRIFRYHKRKSLIHDMSYVEVLQISGNENDIIHILKKITNIEQANMLREKYLLGILLGKIFIYKYENIQGKLKYEKNNFQMNQLNQQENHNLFKNNDNNFFNAKNCLICPAYFLWRSMEKKKKKSKKGKKKSRINTTNQVNEYKNDNEATKIKNKNKSEVLRDLWIFIHPVCLKEIIENFEIIISCEINNISHKVDIKHIKNICMYELIGPNSFNLLTNILKVKSKYIMKEKKDIYHYKYENITLPKDFVIPMYAILPKTIGPFLLNYKINEKLYDKLVNNIDKQTYVESNKINEQMIKENRNNKSSTCLNALNYLREKNEKGNKFLLKSNNFSPYDNNILMNDKIKQNVIKTFKINKYEHVRSRKKKKVKLAILKMLRNNKNIAPYDVIKEKKKKNEDEKVENDSEQVLNNNINEKKQNNTFLNLVNEVDINIKKGKYSSTIFDNNNILNSYVDNFLDECKKEEMDKNNRSDIWSIKQSEQDEILTELQKTKEQIKNNSQKYIKIPILIINKSDNNNNKRFFILCPAKKKSSVLFHLLVRNGSIAIGLKEREKIFKCLDFLCYPKDFPDSVGGIFYNNLREQLSKKKHFKKPINKRVNYYCLGINNPFNYSWISIYPHTNNNVKIIRVTDSYNAFLIKTFLNRFVSISLNKLNNINDLEKFYTFMEDIKSKFYVLSSYFISVYVYAYKKGTPKRLSHICSMPLKKLIKFFIQYPNTKKIQKWLVHKKIEEKKIYNSKKIEKPKEPVISRYKNRVVKKRELKKNANNKENISYILQTEDKQFDPQKCENNNEEIILASKKIIGFVSSGGHVLSKGYGYGVAHISFYLFLENILYHIFVLKLITSNEIKANQNGTEFTCLALMRNINSSHYYHVWLSMVSEGKYLPF is encoded by the exons ATGGAGCCAActataaatgtaaaaaaaaatgggaaCATTTATCACAATAAAAGAGGAAATGATgagaaaaaagaaaatgtaaaaaataacgcaaacaataaaatgagtaataataatgaaaaaatatataaaccaCTCCAAgatattacaaaaaattctGAAATCAAGTCGTTTAATCAAAATGTTATACTATGGagttcatcattttttagcTTAAAGGAAGAcgatttaaaaatatttggaaatgaaataaaaaaaagaaatatattcaaaagaTGTTTTCAGAGAATTCATAAAAACAAACGGAGGAGGTGTATGTCATTTAATCCATATAGAGTGCCACTATCATGTAAAAAGGTAACTCTTGATGAAATGTTAATTTCTGAACCTaagataatgaaaaaaaaaaaaaaaaaaaaaaaaatatataataaccCTAATATGCCAcatgattatttttttaaaaaatatattttaagagccaaaaaaaaaaaatggctAGAAACACATTTATACCAttctaaaaaatttaaaatgaCTGATATATATGGCTATAAATTagctttaaaaaattgtgatAAAATAAGTAGACGAATTTTTAGATATCATAAAAGAAAATCATTAATACATGACATGTCTTATGTAGAAGTTTTGCAAATATCTGGAAATGAGAATGatataattcatattttgaaaaaaattacaaatattGAACAAGCAAATATGTTAAGagagaaatatttattaggAATTTTATTaggaaaaatattcatttataaatatgaaaatatacaaggaaaattaaaatatgaaaaaaataacttcCAAATGAACCAACTTAATCAACAAGAAAATCACaatttattcaaaaataacGATAACAACTTTTTCAATGCAAAAAATTGTCTTATATGCCCcgcatattttttatggagatctatggaaaaaaaaaaaaaaaaatcaaaaaaaggTAAGAAAAAAAGTAGAATAAATACAACTAATCAAGTTAacgaatataaaaatgacaaTGAGGCaacaaaaattaagaataaaaataagagTGAAGTTTTAAGGGACCTTTGGATATTTATTCATCCAGTTTGTTTGAAAGAAATTATAGAAAACTttgaaattataatttcttgtgaaataaataatatttcccATAAAGTAGATATAAAacacattaaaaatatttgtatgtATGAATTAATTGGACCTAATagttttaatttattaacaaatattttgaaagtAAAATCAAAGTATAttatgaaagaaaaaaaagatatttatcattacaaatatgaaaatataacattaCCAAAAGATTTTGTTATTCCTATGTATGCAATTCTACCTAAAACTATTGGCccttttttgttaaattataaaatcaaTGAAAAATTGTATGATAAATTAGTAAACAATATAGATAAACAAACTTATGTTgaaagtaataaaataaatgaacaaatgataaaggaaaatagaaataataaaagtagTACTTGTCTTAATgctttaaattatttacgagaaaaaaatgaaaaaggaaataaatttttattgaaatcaaataatttcAGTCCATATGATAACAATATACTTAtgaatgataaaataaaacaaaatgttataaagacttttaaaattaataaatatgagcATGTAAGAAgtaggaaaaaaaaaaaagtaaaattagccatattaaaaatgttaagaaataacaaaaaCATCGCGCCTTATGATgttataaaagaaaaaaaaaaaaaaaatgaagacgAAAAAGTAGAAAATGATTCTGAACAGGtcttaaataataatataaatgaaaaaaaacaaaataatacatttcTTAACTTAGTGAACGAAgtagatataaatataaaaaagggaaaataTAGTAGTACtatatttgataataataatatattaaatagtTATGTAGACAACTTTTTAGATGAATgcaaaaaagaagaaatggataaaaataatcGAAGTGATATATGGAGTATAAAACAATCAGAACAAGATGAAATTTTAACGGAATtacaaaaaacaaaagaacaaattaaaaataattcacaaaaatatataaaaataccaatattaataataaataaaagtgataataataataataaaagattttttattttatgtccagcaaaaaaaaaaagttcagttttatttcatttattagtTAGAAATGGATCAATAGCTATAGGGTTAAAAGaaagagaaaaaatttttaaatgtttaGATTTCTTATGTTATCCTAAAGATTTTCCTGATTCTGTTGGgggtattttttataataatttaagggagcaattatcaaaaaaaaaacattttaaaaaacctataaataaaagagtaaattattattgctTAGGAATAAATAATCCATTTAATTATTCATGGATATCTATATATCCCCATACTAATAACaatgttaaaattataagagTTACAGATTCGTATAATGcctttttaattaaaacatttttaaatcgTTTTGTTTCGATATCTTTGAATAAActgaataatataaatgatctTGAAAAgttttatacttttatggaagatataaaatcgaaattttatgtattatccagttattttatttctgtTTATGTCTATGCATATAAGAAAGGAACCCCGAAACGATTATCGCACATTTGCTCCATGCCCTTGAAGAAGCTgataaaatttttcattc aataCCCAAACacgaaaaaaattcaaaaatgGCTAGTccacaaaaaaattgaagaaaaaaaaatatataatagtaaaaaaattgagaAGCCAAAAGAGCCAGTTATTTcaagatataaaaacagagtagttaaaaaaagggaattaaaaaaaaatgcaaataataaagaaaatatatcgTATATACTTCAAACAGAAGATAAACAGTTTGATCCacaaaaatgtgaaaataataacgaagaaataattttggcatctaaaaaaataattggtTTTGTTTCTAGTGGTGGACATGTCCTATCAAAAGGATATGGGTATGGAGTTGCTCATATCtccttttatttatttttagagAACATATTATATCACATATTTGTTTTGAAATTAA ttacatcaaatgaaataaaagcAAATCAAAATGGAACGGAATTCACGTGTTTAGCATTAATGCGAAATATCAATTCATCACATTATTATCACG TTTGGCTTAGCATGGTATCAGAAGGTAAATACCTTCCTTTTTAA
- a CDS encoding prodrug activation and resistance esterase, putative: MFTNQSIENDKQKPCSSDAKTKKNEKLDGKPKTDTFHNKNGLAIKTYAWEIKNPVAIIFLIHGLSGNARLEYLKHNIILKGYEKAILKDGNNFYIYKGSWIEEFNKKGISVYGLDLQGHGLSEGWENLKKHVKEFDDMVYDVLQFINRVHDTLCLEKHKNDINNGDNTNSLHNNIINTKLPPFYIMGQSMGGNIVMRLLETLGKSKDITTNNNKINIKGAISLAGMISIEEIINKPSYKYFYLPFSKVLSTTFPSLRVIPQLYFKKFPYVNDIYYFDKNVCKKSITCKLGYELFKAVQNLNNDISYFPKDVSLLFVHSKVDSACFFNGVQTFFNKIESDKKELFVLEDMDHVLTMEPGNERILKKVTEWILNLSSKN; encoded by the coding sequence atgTTTACCAATCAATCAATAGAAAACGATAAACAAAAACCATGTAGCTCAGATGCgaaaactaaaaaaaatgaaaaattagaCGGAAAACCTAAAACTGATACatttcataataaaaatggattagctataaaaacatatgcatgggaaataaaaaacccAGTGGcgattatatttttaattcatgGGCTAAGTGGAAATGCGCGTttagaatatttaaaacataatatCATATTAAAAGGGTATGAAAAAGCTATACTAAAAGATGGAAATaacttttatatatataaaggtAGTTGGATTGaagaatttaataaaaaaggaattaGTGTATATGGATTAGATTTACAAGGGCATGGCTTATCAGAAGGATgggaaaatttaaaaaaacatgttAAAGAATTTGATGATATGGTATATGATGTTTtacaatttattaatagaGTCCATGATACATTATGTCTagaaaaacataaaaatgatattaataatgGTGATAATACAAACTCtttacataataatattataaatacaaaattacctccattttatattatggGGCAATCAATGGGTGGAAATATAGTTATGCGTCTTTTAGAAACTTTAGGAAAATCTAAAGATATAACaactaataataataaaataaatataaagggTGCTATATCATTAGCAGGTATGATATCTAttgaagaaataataaacaaaccatcatacaaatatttttatttaccaTTTTCAAAAGTGTTATCAACTACTTTTCCTAGTTTACGAGTTATTCcacaattatattttaaaaaatttccatatgtaaatgatatatattattttgataaaaatgtatgtaAAAAATCAATTACTTGTAAACTTGGttatgaattatttaaggctgttcaaaatttaaataatgatattagttattttccaaaagatgtttcattattatttgttcatTCAAAGGTTGATAGTgcttgtttttttaatggagttcaaacattttttaataaaatcgaatcagataaaaaagaattatttgttttagaAGACATGGATCATGTTTTAACTATGGAGCCAGGAAATGAAagaattttaaaaaaggtTACAGAATggatattaaatttatcatctaaaaattaa
- a CDS encoding lysophospholipase, putative: MDISQEERQLASHMLNSGNKNPSIMGDPDVSFFTNKYGLRIKTLKWLVKAPIGAVVLVHSLNSHCRFDYLKHNATILNNNKAVLNDEDNYYVHKNSWIEELNKNGYSVYGLDLQGHGESESLNNIKTHINKFDDFADDILQYLNIIHDSIVNEFDKSQENDKDGDTNKIKPRKRCTKCDIILNDESGMCCVDDEEAITKGLRSQDPGKNQYKRPDYNIDAYKTPIPIYLVGLSMGGNIVLRILELMSQQKYNFYNRLNIKGVCSLSGMISINQLKKKPSWKYFYIPTVGLASYLFPKSRFMPSLPCESFPFLNDLYSYDKIFYHKPITNKFAYELLEAADNLNKDIIKITGDVSILFIHSINDQKCCYKDAQDFYNNLKSSNKEFYSLEDMEHMITIEPGNDRVVKKIIDWISNIEKESKGEKKTKKKAKKKLRSTIEKQAAPNQSCTSTDPSASIDYSKDKATQGEAKLDQDAQDQIILDEGIEYDGTLNKGVEDDGTLNKGVEDDGTLDEGIEDDGTLDEGIEDDGTLYEGIEYNGTLNKGVEDDGTLDEGVEDDGTLDEGIEYNGTLNKGVEDDGTLDEGIEYNGTLNKGVEDDGTLDEGIEYNGTLNKGVEDDGTLDEGIEYNGTLNKGVEDDGTLDEGIEYNGTLNKGVEDDGTLDEGIEYNGTLNKGVEDDGTLDEGIEDDGALNKAQLGEVA; the protein is encoded by the coding sequence atggatatatCTCAAGAAGAAAGACAATTAGCAAGTCATATGTTAAATTCGGGTAATAAAAACCCGTCAATAATGGGTGACCCTGATGTTagtttttttacaaataaatatggtTTACGgataaaaacattaaaatGGCTTGTCAAAGCACCGATAGGTGCAGTAGTTTTAGTGCACTCTTTAAATTCACATTGTCGatttgattatttaaaacaCAATGCCAccatattaaataataataaagctGTTTTAAATGATGAAGACAATTATTATGTCCATAAAAATAGCTGGATAGAAgaattaaacaaaaatggATATTCGGTTTATGGTCTTGATTTGCAAGGTCATGGGGAATCAGAatctttaaataatataaaaacacacattaataaatttgatgATTTTGCTGATGACATTCTTCAGTACTTGAATATTATACATGATTCTATTGTTAATGAATTTGATAAGAGTcaagaaaatgataaagatggtgatacaaataaaataaaaccaAGAAAAAGATGCACTAAATGTGATATAATTCTAAACGATGAATCGGGCATGTGTTGTGTTGATGATGAAGAAGCTATAACTAAAGGATTACGTTCACAAGATCCAGGAAAAAATCAATATAAAAGACCTGATTATAATATAGATGCATATAAAACACCTATTCCTATATATTTAGTTGGATTATCAATGGGAGGAAATATAGTTTTGAGAATATTAGAATTGATGTCacaacaaaaatataatttttataatcgattaaatataaaaggtGTTTGCTCATTATCCGGAATGATATCAATTAATCagctaaaaaaaaaaccttcatggaaatatttttacatacCTACTGTTGGGTTAGCATCCTATTTATTTCCGAAATCGAGATTTATGCCAAGTTTACCTTGTGAAtcatttccatttttaaacgatttatattcatatgataaaatattttatcacaAACCTATTACTAATAAATTTGCTTATGAATTATTGGAAGCTGctgataatttaaataaggATATAATCAAGATCACAGGTGACGTGTCCATACTTTTTATTCACTCTATTAATGATCAAAAATGTTGTTACAAAGATGCTCAggatttttataataatttaaaatcgAGCAATAAAGAATTCTACTCTTTAGAAGATATGGAGCATATGATTACAATAGAGCCAGGAAATGATAGAGTtgtcaaaaaaattatagatTGGATAtcaaatatagaaaaagaaTCAAAgggggaaaaaaaaactaaaaaaaaagctaaaaaaaaactcaGATCTACTATTGAGAAGCAAGCTGCCCCAAATCAATCTTGTACATCGACAGACCCAAGTGCTTCAATCGATTACTCAAAGGACAAAGCCACACAAGGTGAAGCTAAACTAGATCAAGACGCACAAGACCAAATTATACTAGACGAAGGTATAGAATATGATGGTACATTAAACAAAGGTGTAGAAGATGATGGTACATTAAACAAAGGTGTAGAAGATGATGGTACGTTAGACGAAGGTATAGAAGATGATGGTACATTAGACGAAGGTATAGAAGATGATGGTACATTATACGAAGGTATAGAATATAACGGCACATTAAACAAAGGTGTAGAAGATGATGGTACATTAGACGAAGGTGTAGAAGATGATGGTACATTAGACGAAGGTATAGAATATAACGGCACATTAAACAAAGGTGTAGAAGATGATGGTACATTAGACGAAGGTATAGAATATAACGGCACATTAAACAAAGGTGTAGAAGATGATGGTACATTAGACGAAGGTATAGAATATAACGGCACATTAAACAAAGGTGTAGAAGATGATGGTACATTAGACGAAGGTATAGAATATAACGGCACATTAAACAAAGGTGTAGAAGATGATGGTACATTAGACGAAGGTATAGAATATAACGGCACATTAAACAAAGGTGTAGAAGATGATGGTACATTAGACGAAGGTATAGAATATAACGGCACATTAAACAAAGGTGTAGAAGATGATGGTACATTAGACGAAGGTATAGAAGATGATGGTGCATTAAACAAAGCTCAATTAGGCGAAGTTGCATAA
- a CDS encoding Cg7 protein, putative yields MDGDEVVCVHMNLKFLIFKNIEKNEDNYLCNDFIIDLADAEDIESSNISKGYFIKKFHEFLQKKKKNEYECVINGTITEVANFFFQNIELFIKIKKIQYEIENKIGELNKYEKNKQGEDTDYTFTNKDFGINKNIINLIKSIDVQNDLNFENNDNIYFKCLFKDLINNFEFIENKQYENISNFYISNNLIFSINLKFEEYSIYKNYMEYEKRINWTNNSYFSRYPNNENGKNIRNMNNNMYTEKTENKINHILNIFNFKNIFFLYINFDQYKKEFFIDNDVEVSVGSIVHSITPSSCIDENEHDNINNKIDDDPDNIHIKNNNEKFNDNIYNKNSIGCHFSLIFVDKIKEINDYFLINDIYIYVNKMQLEVDKRALFFQKNIHINKNDDNENYINKKKDTLEIYSDFRQISYDLVTSSNSIPNLKFKATIIYFPLNSDYNNTRSGIDDNYNFTNIQQIMAAPNDQITTSHHRIHQIDEVNNQNFSFGKGHKNVCEYFGINKEKTINNRTSNITGNWELPIILDKNDNIIVCNIFLSAISCHILELSNIYAEKNKNKQNKFFIKMESNIMGNSFVSPLYIFEENKKIELKNCHLDSEVELKGSELLSYFENKKILFELSIKEQDNNINIGKGEFNIKNILNELKETLESENNKGYYKQKLSISLYLNVFKEKYLTSEIDSEIYFSIKDKKDNMAEKKTNLVESRLRVYENSIHNPIINEWNDETGNIPSNIYEFKLWKENEEKLMKEVLKKKEENLIKKLTKKYEQMEKERKNELEIKKNKVKEIIIKMKEDEINILNSRNELKLKDQELNSEISNIENKLKQVKLAYEKSLSNFKKSIRHNNLNDIILEENSVLKTNYKKLKNDIKNLKKENEQMKEVLSKYNNKDNTIISNKYFHELKRTKNNDEISDVKNMNTSQIENYIKNIKKNRKLILNLLKNFVLNFEYIYDQTYNEKLEDNFRSLLKIINQIKTIINKEIKNDQPLLSDFENTIENESDFYLKKNEEQDKTKKGENENYENDGNKFVKDKGVINKYYNKTNYFTELKKKETFYDSNDEENQNSNYKLTRLIPKGEKKHTNEIKPSVVEDSNKIVNVNKAKIAENLKSEINRLIQNGIYNENDQIIINMKKKLNSLILNI; encoded by the exons ATGGATGGCGACGAAGTTGTGTGTGTTCATATGAACTTGaagtttttaatttttaagaatatagaaaaaaatgaagataatTATTTGTGTAATGATTTTATAATAGATTTAGCTGATGCTGAAGATATTGAGTCTAGTAATATTTCGAAAggatattttataaaaaagttccatgaatttttacaaaaaaaaaaaaaaaatgaatatgaaTGTGTTATAAATGGAACAATAACAGAAGTtgcaaattttttttttcagaatatcgaattgtttattaaaataaaaaaaatacaatacGAAATAGAGAATAAAATTGGGGAGCTCAATAAATATGAGAAAAACAAACAAGGCGAAGATACGGATTACACATTTACTAATAAAGATTTtggtataaataaaaatataataaatttaataaaaagtataGATGTAcaaaatgatttaaattttgaaaataatgataatatatattttaaatgtttatttaaagatttaataaataattttgaatttattgaaaataagcaatatgaaaatataagtaatttttatatatctaacaatttaattttttccataaatttaaaatttgaagaatattctatatataaaaattatatggaatatgaaaaaagaataaattggacaaataattcatatttttcaagatatccaaataatgaaaatggaaaaaatattcgtaatatgaataataatatgtatacagAAAAGacagaaaataaaattaaccacatattaaatatatttaattttaaaaatatattttttttatacattaattttgatcaatataaaaaagaattttttatagataaCGACGTTGAAGTTAGTGTAGGAAGCATTGTTCATAGCATAACCCCTAGTTCATGTATAGATGAAAACGAACATgataacataaataataaaatagatgATGATCCGgataatattcatataaaaaataataacgaaaagtttaatgataatatatataataagaatAGTATTGGATgtcatttttctttaatttttgttgataaaataaaagaaataaatgattattttttaattaatgatatatatatttatgttaataaaatgcaATTGGAAGTAGATAAAAGAGcactattttttcaaaaaaatatccatattaacaaaaatgatgataatgaaaattatataaataaaaaaaaagacacATTGGAAATTTATTCCGATTTTAGACAAATTTCTTATGATTTAGTTACTTCCTCTAATTCTATACCTAATCTAAAATTCAAAGCTACAATTATCTATTTCCCTTTAAACTCAGATTATAACAATACTAGATCCGGTATTGAcgataattataattttacaaaCATACAACAAATAATGGCTGCCCCAAATGATCAAATTACCACATCACATCATAGAATACATCAAATCGATGAAGTtaataatcaaaatttCTCTTTTGGTAAAGGGCATAAAAATGTGTGTGAATATTTtggtataaataaagaaaaaacgATAAATAATCGAACAAGTAATATAACAGGAAATTGGGAATTACCTATAATCCTTGACAagaatgataatataattgtttgtaatatttttttatcagcTATAAGTTGTCATATTCTTGAACttagtaatatatatgcggaaaaaaacaaaaataaacaaaataaattttttatcaaaatggAATCTAATATAATGGGGAATAGTTTTGTATCccctttatatatttttgaggAAAACAAAAAG attgaattaaaaaattgtcaCCTGGATTCTGAAGTAGAATTGAAAGGGAGCGAGCTATTGtcatattttgaaaataaaaaaattttgttcGAATTGTCAATCAAAGAAcaagataataatataaacatagGGAAAGGCGagtttaatataaaaaatatacttaACGAATTAAAAGAAACATTGGAAtctgaaaataataagggTTATTATAAACAGAAATTGAGCATATCTCTATATTTGAATGTATTTAAAGAAAAGTATTTAACCTCTGAAATAGATTccgaaatatattttagcATAAAGGATAAAAAAGACAATATGgcggaaaaaaaaacaaatttggTGGAAAGCAGATTGCGTGTATATGAAAATTCAATTCACAATCCTATAATTAACGAATGGAATGATGAAACGGGTAACATACCatctaatatatatgaatttaaattatggaaagaaaatgaagaaaaattaatgaaagaagtacttaaaaaaaaagaagaaaatttaataaaaaaattaacaaaaaaatatgaacaaatgGAAAAAGAAAGGAAAAATGAActagaaataaaaaaaaataaagttaaagaaattataataaaaatgaaagaagacgaaataaatatattaaatagtagaaatgaattaaaattaaaagatcAAGAGTTAAATAGTGAAATAtcaaatatagaaaataaattaaaacaagTAAAACTTGCTTATGAAAAATCTTTAagtaattttaaaaaaagcaTAAGACATAACAACTTAAATGATATCATATTAGAAGAAAATAGTGTGTtgaaaacaaattataaaaaattgaaaaatgatataaaaaatttaaaaaaagaaaatgaacaaaTGAAAGAAGTGTTAagcaaatataataataaagataatacaattataagtaataaatattttcacgAGTTaaaaagaacaaaaaataatgacgAAATAAGTGAtgtgaaaaatatgaatactagccaaattgaaaattatattaaaaatataaaaaaaaatagaaaactTATATTAAaccttttaaaaaattttgttctaaattttgaatatatatatgatcaAACATATAATGAGAAACTCGAAGATAATTTCCGTTCCCtcttaaaaattattaatcaaattaaaactattattaataaagaaataaaaaatgatcaGCCTTTACTCAGTGATTTTGAAAATACAATTGAAAACGAAAgtgatttttatttgaaaaaaaacgaagAACAAGATAAAACCAAAAAGggtgaaaatgaaaactATGAAAATGATGGAAACAAATTTGTAAAAGATAAGGgtgtaataaataaatattataataagacaaattattttacagaattaaaaaaaaaagaaacattttatgattcaaatgatgaagaaaatcaaaataGTAACTACAAACTTACTAGGCTTATTCCGAAaggagaaaaaaaacataccAATGAAATAAAGCCAAGTGTTGTAGAAGATTCTAACAAAATTGTAAATGTTAACAAAGCAAAAATTGCTGAAAATCTGAAAAGTGAAATAAACAGATTAATACAAAatggtatatataatgaaaatgatcaaataattattaatatgaaaaaaaaattaaattctctcattttaaatatttaa